CGGCGCCGTCTCGGCGGGCTGTTCAGCCGTGGTGGTCTCATCCGGCTTGGTGGCGGTCTCGTCCGCCTTCTTCTGGCAGGCGGTCAGCGCCAGCAGGGCGCTCAGGATCAGGGCAGAGTTCTTCACGGCGTTCGTCATAGCGCCTCAGTCTAGAGCAGCGCGGCGTGGGCGGGCGTCCCCCCTTCGGCGGAGGCCACCTTCGTTGGCGTTGAAAGCTCAGGCCTCGGGCAGCCGCTCCCCGGCCGGGACCGCCACCGGCAGCACATTTTCACGCGGTGGCAGCGGGCAGGTCCAGCCGTCGCCGTAAGCGCAGTACGGGTGATACGCCAGATTGAAATCCACCGACACGAGGGCGTCGCCGTCGTCGCTGCGGGCCAGCGGCGCGTCCAGGTAACGGCCCGCGCCGTAGGTTTCCTGCCCGCTGGTGGCGTCCCGGAAGGGAATGAACACGCGCTGCGGCGTCTCCTCACCCAACGGCGCAAACACGCTCACGGTCTGTTCACCGCCGGGCAGGGGCAGCGTGACCGTGCCGTACAGCGCCATGGTGCGCGGCTCGCCGGTGTTGGTGTCCAGCGTGAACTCTGCTGCCGGACCGGGAAGGGTGAGGGTCAGCGG
This DNA window, taken from Deinococcus aerolatus, encodes the following:
- a CDS encoding DUF1684 domain-containing protein, with translation MSSSPYEEALLDFRRRKDEHFAAGNGPVDAATFHGLRYYPPDPAWTFSAPLTLTLPGPAAEFTLDTNTGEPRTMALYGTVTLPLPGGEQTVSVFAPLGEETPQRVFIPFRDATSGQETYGAGRYLDAPLARSDDGDALVSVDFNLAYHPYCAYGDGWTCPLPPRENVLPVAVPAGERLPEA